The Arctopsyche grandis isolate Sample6627 chromosome 5, ASM5162203v2, whole genome shotgun sequence genome includes a window with the following:
- the LOC143912088 gene encoding putative peptidyl-tRNA hydrolase PTRHD1 isoform X2 codes for MRPKNMTDIVQYILIRHDILKDMQWSIGAFVAQACHATVAIIHECADDPITKEYLSDVNNMHKVVLELPDGVALNKVAETLTNNKIIHKVWIEEPEKLATCIALKPYKKADVKKYLSNYKLYRHTIID; via the exons AAAAACATGACGGATATTGTTCAATACATATTGATTCGGCATGATATATTGAAAGACATGCAGTGGTCAATTGGTGCATTCGTGGCACAGGCTTGTCATGCAACTGTAGCCATTATTCACGAATGTGCGGATGATCCAATTACAAAAGAATATCTTTCCGATGTTAACAATATGCACAAAGTGGTGCTCGAG CTTCCGGATGGAGTTGCGCTAAACAAAGTTGCAGAGACGCTAACAAACAATAAGATCATTCACAAGGTATGGATCGAAGAGCCCGAAAAATTAGCTACGTGTATAGCATTGAAACCATACAAAAAGGCAGACGTTAAAAAATATCTTTCCAATTATAAACTCTATAGGCACACTATAATTGACTAA
- the LOC143912088 gene encoding putative peptidyl-tRNA hydrolase PTRHD1 isoform X1, giving the protein MCKKNMTDIVQYILIRHDILKDMQWSIGAFVAQACHATVAIIHECADDPITKEYLSDVNNMHKVVLELPDGVALNKVAETLTNNKIIHKVWIEEPEKLATCIALKPYKKADVKKYLSNYKLYRHTIID; this is encoded by the exons AAAAACATGACGGATATTGTTCAATACATATTGATTCGGCATGATATATTGAAAGACATGCAGTGGTCAATTGGTGCATTCGTGGCACAGGCTTGTCATGCAACTGTAGCCATTATTCACGAATGTGCGGATGATCCAATTACAAAAGAATATCTTTCCGATGTTAACAATATGCACAAAGTGGTGCTCGAG CTTCCGGATGGAGTTGCGCTAAACAAAGTTGCAGAGACGCTAACAAACAATAAGATCATTCACAAGGTATGGATCGAAGAGCCCGAAAAATTAGCTACGTGTATAGCATTGAAACCATACAAAAAGGCAGACGTTAAAAAATATCTTTCCAATTATAAACTCTATAGGCACACTATAATTGACTAA